In the Cystobacter fuscus DSM 2262 genome, one interval contains:
- a CDS encoding AIPR family protein, translating to MPQTPEVTTFLQGFRDTVSRRFEEEQRGTGPTTRVARETAFTRAAAEVLEATGALEELDSRPFEGRVGPGLAKANGFFVSDDGDRLDLAVSICSPSEQLPDVPARDVQKAVDLAWRFLNAALRGLHLQLDEEDPAYPMALRIHEVRGTLEQVRLFVLVEGIAKSFRGNKAIRPTKQGAIEPRIYIYDIEKLARCIGSGRIQESIEVDFLADHGSGLPCLPVAGNGNISGYLTVIPGTVLHQLYDEYGERLLELNVRSFLQAKGQVNRGIRDTILNAPEQFFAYNNGLSAIAEEVRTDRDAKGGVRITWVRGLQIVNGGQTTASVHRAGRKDGADLSQVFVQAKLTVVPTSLVAELVPRISRFANSQNKVNEADLSANEPYHLALERLSRSIWAPGGQNRWFYERARGQYQVARTRHSGADLREFERVHPASQVFTKTDVATFIHCWEGRAYTVSLGAQKNFRIFAEALGSTGTVATPDERYFQRLVAKGIIFRTCQQLALKAKLGAYRANVVAYSVSYLGTHAGARVDLDAIWAEQRIPREIETALEALLPPVESALRRGADGRNVTEWCKKEECWELVRSLDVPAARLLGASGQHKPSGKALPGASATESRNTKPLKDLPDLAKILTGREVLDLRPGGAIWIIGGDELVDLMEKVRALGHNPMFCEDGTRASGGRAAWYLKSRS from the coding sequence ATGCCCCAGACACCGGAAGTCACCACCTTTCTTCAAGGCTTTCGTGACACCGTCAGTCGGCGGTTCGAGGAAGAGCAGCGAGGCACCGGACCAACCACCCGGGTGGCTCGTGAGACCGCGTTCACGAGAGCTGCGGCCGAGGTTCTCGAGGCTACGGGGGCGCTCGAGGAACTGGACAGCCGCCCTTTTGAGGGGAGGGTCGGTCCTGGATTGGCGAAGGCCAATGGATTCTTCGTTAGCGATGATGGCGATCGACTCGACCTCGCCGTATCCATCTGCTCCCCGTCCGAACAGCTGCCCGATGTGCCTGCACGGGACGTCCAGAAGGCCGTGGACCTGGCTTGGCGCTTCCTCAACGCTGCCCTCAGGGGACTTCATCTGCAACTCGATGAGGAAGATCCGGCATACCCCATGGCGCTCCGGATCCACGAGGTGCGCGGCACGCTGGAGCAAGTCCGTCTCTTCGTCCTCGTAGAAGGCATCGCCAAATCCTTCCGCGGCAACAAGGCAATCCGCCCCACCAAGCAGGGAGCCATCGAGCCGCGCATCTACATCTACGACATAGAGAAGCTCGCTCGCTGCATTGGGTCTGGGCGCATTCAGGAGAGCATTGAGGTCGACTTCCTCGCAGACCACGGCTCCGGGCTTCCATGCCTGCCCGTAGCGGGGAACGGCAACATCAGCGGGTATCTTACGGTCATCCCAGGGACCGTCCTGCACCAGCTCTACGACGAGTACGGCGAGCGTCTTCTCGAGCTGAACGTCCGATCATTCTTGCAGGCGAAGGGACAAGTGAACCGAGGCATTCGCGACACCATCCTTAATGCCCCAGAGCAGTTCTTCGCCTACAATAACGGCCTCTCCGCCATTGCGGAGGAAGTACGCACCGATAGGGATGCAAAGGGTGGTGTGCGTATTACGTGGGTGCGTGGACTGCAGATCGTGAATGGAGGCCAGACCACAGCTTCTGTGCATAGGGCTGGGCGTAAGGACGGTGCTGATCTCTCACAGGTCTTTGTCCAAGCCAAGCTGACCGTGGTGCCGACTTCGCTTGTAGCGGAACTCGTCCCGCGCATCTCCCGCTTCGCCAACAGCCAGAACAAGGTGAACGAGGCTGACCTCTCCGCCAATGAGCCGTATCACCTCGCACTCGAGCGCCTCTCTCGCTCCATATGGGCCCCGGGAGGGCAGAATCGGTGGTTCTACGAGCGTGCACGCGGCCAGTATCAGGTCGCACGGACGAGGCATTCGGGAGCTGATTTGAGGGAGTTCGAGCGAGTCCACCCGGCGTCTCAGGTCTTCACGAAGACTGACGTCGCCACTTTCATCCATTGCTGGGAGGGACGCGCCTACACGGTGAGCCTCGGCGCCCAGAAAAACTTCCGCATCTTCGCAGAAGCCCTCGGCAGTACCGGAACGGTGGCCACGCCGGACGAGCGCTACTTCCAGCGACTGGTGGCCAAGGGCATCATCTTCAGGACCTGCCAGCAACTGGCCCTGAAGGCCAAGCTCGGTGCGTACCGGGCGAACGTCGTGGCCTATTCCGTCTCCTACCTGGGCACACACGCGGGGGCTCGCGTGGACCTTGACGCCATCTGGGCGGAGCAGCGCATCCCACGCGAGATAGAGACGGCGCTTGAGGCGCTCCTCCCACCTGTCGAGAGCGCCCTTCGGCGTGGCGCTGACGGTCGGAACGTCACAGAGTGGTGCAAGAAGGAGGAGTGCTGGGAGTTGGTTCGCTCCCTCGATGTGCCTGCGGCACGACTCCTCGGAGCCTCTGGTCAGCATAAGCCTTCCGGCAAGGCGTTGCCTGGGGCCTCAGCCACGGAGAGCCGCAACACGAAGCCCCTCAAAGACCTGCCGGATCTCGCCAAAATTCTGACGGGCCGGGAGGTGCTCGACCTCCGCCCTGGGGGAGCCATCTGGATCATAGGAGGAGATGAACTGGTGGACCTCATGGAAAAGGTCCGCGCACTCGGCCACAACCCGATGTTCTGCGAGGACGGTACGCGCGCTAGTGGCGGTCGCGCTGCTTGGTACTTGAAGTCACGTTCGTGA
- a CDS encoding ATP-binding protein, producing MASDDRIPPNPRMLIQALRSIGYSLEQAVADIIDNSISAKARNVLVRLVRTDERIDQVLVVDDGTGMSEHRLHEAMRFGADTEKSLDSLSKFGMGLKLASFSQATELTVATRSAGNISGRRWTVESISDDWRCDAVPRQDTSRLMKGPWGEVDLSRHGTVVAWSGLDRIRIGKGGLDATIKRLFDRLTLHLGLHFHRFLEDGRVHIWLDSQEADAHPNGVCIEVEALNPFSYERSGDTNYPRVFPLDLGELGELVMEAHIWPSNASQRSYKLDSAANRQGFYFYRNDRLIQAGGWNDIRDTEPHSSLARIAIDLPPTFDSYFSLDVQKSSIKAPPIFMTALRSAADGKKTKFSEYLKTAQATYRKHESTNPDNFPLVPVEGLPAYLRDNLRETLAPSEKHIRPVSFQWTDIEGGDFFEIDRDNRVIRLNRTYRNRVLGNRRPSAADAPLLKVLLFLLLRDDIDSERVSPKQRKWLDTCNRALTHAMKVLRTDDE from the coding sequence ATGGCCTCCGACGACCGAATTCCTCCGAACCCGCGGATGCTCATCCAGGCACTCCGCTCGATTGGGTATAGCCTCGAGCAGGCTGTAGCGGACATCATCGATAACTCGATCAGCGCCAAAGCCCGTAACGTGCTGGTGCGACTGGTCCGTACCGACGAGAGAATCGATCAAGTTCTTGTCGTGGACGATGGCACCGGAATGTCCGAGCACCGCCTTCACGAAGCAATGCGCTTCGGAGCGGACACCGAGAAGTCCCTTGACTCCCTGAGTAAGTTCGGCATGGGTCTCAAGCTCGCATCCTTCAGCCAAGCGACTGAGTTGACGGTCGCCACTCGCAGCGCCGGCAACATCAGCGGTCGCCGCTGGACCGTCGAGAGTATCAGCGATGATTGGCGCTGTGACGCGGTGCCCCGACAGGACACCAGTCGGCTGATGAAGGGCCCCTGGGGCGAGGTCGACCTCTCACGACACGGAACGGTGGTCGCTTGGTCGGGCCTGGACCGCATCCGTATTGGCAAGGGCGGGCTCGACGCAACCATCAAACGGCTTTTCGACCGTCTCACCCTTCACCTGGGGCTCCACTTCCACCGCTTCCTTGAAGATGGCCGGGTGCACATCTGGCTCGATAGCCAGGAGGCAGACGCCCATCCGAACGGCGTCTGCATCGAGGTCGAAGCGCTCAACCCATTCAGTTATGAGCGCTCCGGGGATACAAACTACCCGCGTGTCTTCCCGCTCGACCTTGGCGAACTTGGCGAGTTGGTGATGGAGGCGCATATCTGGCCGTCAAATGCTTCTCAGCGTAGCTACAAGCTCGACAGCGCCGCAAACCGACAGGGATTCTATTTCTACCGCAACGATCGTCTCATTCAGGCAGGTGGATGGAACGACATCCGGGATACAGAGCCACACTCATCCCTGGCTCGCATCGCCATCGACCTGCCGCCAACGTTCGACTCGTACTTCAGCCTAGACGTCCAGAAATCCAGCATCAAGGCTCCCCCCATCTTCATGACTGCCCTTCGGAGCGCCGCGGACGGTAAGAAGACGAAGTTCTCCGAGTACCTCAAGACAGCGCAGGCCACCTACCGCAAGCATGAAAGCACCAACCCGGACAACTTTCCCCTGGTTCCGGTGGAGGGCCTACCTGCCTATCTCCGGGATAACCTCCGGGAGACGCTTGCCCCCAGTGAAAAGCACATCCGCCCAGTGTCCTTCCAATGGACAGATATCGAAGGGGGCGATTTCTTTGAGATTGACCGCGATAATCGTGTCATCCGTCTCAACCGCACATACCGCAATCGGGTGCTTGGCAACCGCCGTCCCTCTGCCGCTGATGCCCCGCTACTCAAAGTGCTGCTCTTCCTCTTACTACGTGACGACATCGATAGTGAACGGGTTTCCCCCAAACAACGCAAATGGCTGGACACCTGCAACCGTGCGCTGACCCACGCGATGAAAGTGCTCCGGACGGACGACGAATGA
- a CDS encoding PD-(D/E)XK motif protein — translation MTWENFWETFIAPGVPALHRVRHAISRDVEFFVDTDASRLGLRTATPVDKLEVASPLAAIEVGLRTTGGTNVLEIATRTVALYQQFYAFMMDVADRIQLSSRQPATAISESLEDWKELLRESTVLSAEAQTGLFGELWLLKRLHQAHGTRAVDAWVGPLGESHDFRYAGTEFEVKTTRSADRVHVISGLHQLEPSSGRSLYLVSLQMEPIGSNSGESLPDRVAALRKVLATSSEQATKFEKLLNRTGYRNEDAVHYRSKLSLRTPPLLVPVDRKCPRLIPEHVRKVLGEVLAARVRDVRYRVNLSGLGFEDGTPEFLRMLP, via the coding sequence ATGACCTGGGAGAACTTTTGGGAGACATTCATCGCACCGGGAGTCCCCGCACTCCACCGCGTCCGACATGCGATTTCACGCGACGTAGAGTTTTTTGTCGATACCGATGCCTCGCGCCTGGGGCTGAGAACAGCCACTCCAGTCGACAAACTTGAGGTGGCCAGTCCGCTGGCAGCCATCGAGGTCGGCCTCCGCACGACAGGTGGCACCAATGTGTTGGAGATTGCCACCCGAACTGTCGCCCTCTATCAGCAATTCTACGCGTTCATGATGGACGTTGCCGACCGCATCCAGCTCTCCAGTCGTCAGCCAGCCACCGCTATCTCTGAATCACTGGAGGACTGGAAGGAACTTCTGCGTGAGTCCACGGTACTGAGTGCCGAGGCCCAGACAGGCCTCTTCGGGGAACTCTGGCTCCTCAAGCGACTGCATCAGGCGCACGGAACGCGCGCCGTGGACGCCTGGGTCGGGCCTCTCGGCGAGTCTCATGATTTCCGATACGCCGGGACCGAGTTCGAAGTGAAGACTACGCGCTCCGCTGATCGAGTGCACGTCATCAGCGGATTGCACCAGTTGGAGCCGAGTTCGGGCCGCAGCCTCTACCTTGTTTCCCTGCAGATGGAGCCGATCGGGTCCAATTCGGGTGAATCACTGCCCGACCGTGTCGCGGCCTTGCGAAAAGTGCTCGCCACGTCATCGGAGCAAGCAACTAAGTTCGAGAAGCTATTGAACCGCACGGGATACAGAAACGAAGATGCTGTCCATTATAGGTCAAAACTCAGCCTGCGAACTCCACCCCTGCTCGTCCCCGTCGACCGCAAGTGCCCGCGACTGATCCCGGAGCATGTCCGGAAGGTGCTGGGCGAAGTCCTGGCAGCACGTGTCCGTGATGTCCGCTACCGTGTAAATCTCTCTGGACTCGGTTTCGAGGACGGAACGCCAGAGTTCTTGCGGATGCTGCCCTGA